In one Candidatus Eisenbacteria bacterium genomic region, the following are encoded:
- a CDS encoding PEP-CTERM sorting domain-containing protein, which yields MRCANRIALVGVFVLTLTAVQASAVPITYTWWGNGSGVLGNSSFTNALVTFNYSADTDETLDYGGLSPYYNEAGTGTVTIDGLGAATLTDPHMAAIWTTDTGYILLGYLEGPSGPEFAIAVDGYVLPGWNFLSPVGPATGRIFLSREARFGTTRGDFYWDSSMSTDPTDPSTFFTFQATTGGPLVPEPASVLLLGAGLGALALWKGRR from the coding sequence ATGAGATGCGCGAACAGGATCGCGTTGGTCGGGGTATTCGTGCTCACCCTGACCGCTGTCCAGGCTTCAGCGGTACCCATTACCTACACCTGGTGGGGCAATGGAAGTGGGGTTCTCGGAAACTCCTCCTTCACCAACGCTCTCGTAACGTTCAACTACTCCGCGGACACTGACGAGACCCTGGATTATGGCGGTCTCTCCCCCTACTACAACGAAGCCGGAACCGGGACAGTAACCATAGACGGATTGGGTGCTGCGACCCTCACGGACCCCCACATGGCGGCGATCTGGACGACGGACACGGGTTATATCCTGTTGGGATACTTGGAGGGGCCTTCCGGACCGGAATTCGCGATCGCAGTTGACGGTTACGTTCTCCCGGGCTGGAACTTCCTCTCGCCCGTCGGCCCCGCGACAGGGAGAATCTTCCTTTCTCGCGAGGCGCGGTTCGGGACGACGCGGGGCGATTTCTACTGGGATTCGAGCATGTCCACCGATCCCACCGATCCCTCGACGTTCTTCACATTCCAAGCGACGACCGGCGGACCGCTTGTGCCAGAACCGGCGTCCGTGCTGTTGCTTGGCGCCGGATTGGGGGCACTTGCGCTGTGGAAGGGGCGCCGCTAG
- a CDS encoding PEP-CTERM sorting domain-containing protein produces the protein MKGKLLLAAVLLLVSVGTVGASPYLVYDSGGSQDVIQAAMTACGFSFDVRDASNPVTAGDLASHRALVVGWSASGFDMSGLNSSVLESGITGNMVFTGHDADYHTVAGVAAAQSFMTRAVIFAGSDVNCGILAFPVYSSSPFGYMPASWGISSFGGLTSETIDAITAEGDASGLYSGLTLATLSNWGQSFHAGFTQWGPGMNPFEIGSPPERTVVTIGTTKTPAPPVPEPSAWMLMGLGLAGAVVAGRKIGQ, from the coding sequence ATGAAGGGCAAGCTCCTGCTGGCCGCGGTGCTCCTGCTTGTGAGCGTGGGCACCGTCGGAGCCAGCCCCTACCTGGTCTACGATTCCGGTGGCAGCCAGGACGTGATCCAGGCCGCCATGACGGCCTGCGGCTTCAGCTTCGATGTCCGCGACGCCTCCAACCCGGTCACCGCCGGCGACCTGGCCAGCCACAGGGCCCTGGTGGTCGGCTGGTCCGCCAGCGGCTTCGACATGTCCGGGCTCAACAGTTCGGTGCTCGAATCCGGCATCACCGGCAACATGGTCTTCACCGGTCACGACGCCGACTATCACACGGTCGCTGGCGTTGCCGCTGCGCAGTCGTTCATGACTCGCGCGGTCATCTTCGCGGGCTCAGACGTCAACTGCGGCATCCTGGCCTTCCCGGTTTACAGCTCCAGCCCGTTTGGCTACATGCCGGCGTCCTGGGGCATCAGCTCGTTCGGCGGCCTCACGAGTGAGACCATTGACGCGATCACCGCCGAAGGCGACGCCAGCGGGCTGTACAGCGGCCTCACGCTGGCCACGCTCTCCAACTGGGGACAGTCGTTCCACGCCGGCTTCACGCAGTGGGGACCGGGCATGAACCCGTTCGAGATCGGCAGCCCGCCGGAGCGGACCGTCGTGACCATCGGCACCACCAAGACTCCTGCGCCTCCGGTTCCCGAGCCGTCGGCCTGGATGCTCATGGGCCTGGGGCTGGCCGGCGCGGTCGTCGCGGGCAGGAAGATCGGGCAGTAA